A genomic stretch from Acidobacteriota bacterium includes:
- a CDS encoding TldD/PmbA family protein, with the protein MTISTDLLSNIIKQAIKRGATDAEAIASESTEFSVEVRLGEIEKLQEAASRGVGLRVLCEGRQASCSTSDVSPEGIEELIANAAEMAKRTSVDEAAVLPAREEFATEISDLGLFDPAIAELSPERKIEMARAVEDAARSFDPRIANSEGGACHTKVGKMTLVNSLGFAGQYSATNCNLLTVPIAKEGDQMQVGYWGDRQRRLGALDSPEAIGQEAARRAIRKLGGRKVETREVPIIFENGAAEELLSDFFDAVEGGAIFRRSSFLVGQLGEPIASPLLTIVDDGTIRSALGSRPFDGEGLQTRRTIVVENGILKSYLLDCYTARKLNLRSTANASRGLTGAPSVGVGNFFIAPGVHAPGEIIASVKEGFYVTEMIGFGFNPVTGDYSRGAAGLWIENGKLTFPVEEVTIAGNLKEMLMGIEMVGNDLRFRGNIAAPTIKLNRMMVSGK; encoded by the coding sequence ATGACAATTTCTACGGACTTGCTTTCCAACATCATTAAACAGGCGATCAAACGCGGCGCAACAGACGCCGAAGCCATTGCCAGCGAATCCACGGAATTTTCTGTTGAGGTTCGTCTGGGCGAAATTGAAAAGTTGCAAGAAGCGGCTTCGCGCGGCGTGGGATTACGCGTGCTATGCGAGGGGCGACAGGCGTCGTGTTCGACTTCGGATGTTTCGCCTGAAGGCATCGAAGAGTTGATCGCCAACGCGGCTGAAATGGCCAAGCGGACTTCCGTTGATGAAGCCGCCGTTTTGCCTGCGCGCGAAGAGTTCGCGACGGAAATCTCCGACCTTGGGTTGTTCGATCCGGCGATTGCCGAGCTTTCGCCGGAACGCAAAATCGAAATGGCTCGCGCGGTGGAAGACGCCGCTCGCAGCTTCGATCCGCGTATCGCCAATTCCGAAGGCGGGGCGTGTCACACTAAAGTGGGCAAGATGACGCTGGTCAACAGTCTTGGCTTTGCGGGACAGTATTCGGCAACAAACTGCAACTTGCTGACCGTGCCAATCGCCAAAGAAGGCGATCAGATGCAAGTCGGTTATTGGGGCGACCGACAGCGTCGGTTGGGTGCGCTGGATTCGCCGGAAGCAATTGGCCAGGAAGCCGCCCGCCGCGCGATTCGCAAACTCGGCGGTCGGAAGGTTGAGACGCGGGAAGTCCCGATCATTTTTGAAAATGGCGCGGCTGAAGAATTGCTGAGCGATTTTTTTGACGCCGTTGAAGGAGGCGCGATCTTTCGTCGCTCCTCATTTCTGGTTGGGCAACTTGGCGAACCTATCGCTTCGCCGCTGCTGACAATTGTGGATGACGGCACGATCCGTAGCGCGCTGGGTTCCAGGCCATTTGATGGCGAAGGATTGCAAACGCGAAGAACCATTGTGGTTGAAAACGGAATTTTGAAGAGCTATTTGCTGGATTGTTATACCGCGCGAAAACTGAACTTGCGTTCAACCGCAAATGCCTCGCGCGGATTGACCGGCGCACCCAGCGTAGGCGTTGGAAACTTTTTCATTGCGCCCGGAGTCCATGCGCCGGGAGAAATTATCGCTTCTGTCAAAGAAGGGTTTTATGTCACCGAAATGATCGGCTTCGGATTCAACCCCGTGACTGGTGATTATTCGCGTGGAGCCGCGGGGTTGTGGATCGAAAATGGCAAACTGACTTTTCCGGTGGAAGAGGTGACGATTGCCGGAAACTTGAAAGAAATGCTAATGGGAATCGAAATGGTCGGAAACGATCTGCGATTTCGCGGCAATATTGCCGCACCAACCATCAAGCTTAATCGGATGATGGTCAGCGGCAAGTAA
- the glmM gene encoding phosphoglucosamine mutase, whose protein sequence is MGKFFGTDGIRGEAGQYPLDEITIVRIGYSLAKELAQKLGRAPQIIIGSDTRESGYWISDAIAQGAIAGGATNVINAGVITTPGVAYVTRVFQCDAGVVVSASHNPYHDNGIKIFAPSGQKIDDETEQGIERDLEADADNFPPITNKTFPDNSELKEKYLTFLRDEIGAGLNLSGMKLVIDCANGASYELAPKLFESLGAELTVINNEPTGRNINLNCGSLHIEGLTEAVLAAKADAGIAFDGDADRMLMVDERGQLVDGDQVMLVMAEYLAAHGKLAGNRVVATVMSNLGLEVALRERGIELLRTSVGDKNVLDELLKNGGSIGGEQSGHIIFPEISLAGDGMISALEVLRVMAESKRSLSDLASGFVRYPQILLNIRVASKPPLDSIEPIKTAIAAVENELGDKGRLLVRYSGTENLARVMIEGEDETSIRHQAESLAQLIQARIG, encoded by the coding sequence ATGGGCAAGTTCTTTGGCACAGACGGCATTCGCGGCGAAGCGGGGCAATATCCGCTCGACGAAATCACAATCGTACGCATTGGCTATTCGCTGGCAAAAGAGTTGGCACAAAAACTTGGCCGAGCGCCTCAAATCATCATCGGCAGCGACACGCGTGAATCCGGCTACTGGATTTCAGATGCCATCGCACAAGGCGCCATTGCCGGTGGAGCGACGAACGTGATCAACGCCGGAGTCATTACAACTCCTGGCGTCGCGTATGTGACGCGAGTGTTCCAATGCGACGCGGGTGTGGTCGTCTCTGCTTCTCATAACCCTTACCACGATAATGGCATCAAGATTTTCGCGCCTTCGGGGCAAAAAATTGACGATGAAACCGAACAAGGCATCGAACGCGACCTGGAAGCCGACGCCGACAACTTCCCTCCAATAACCAACAAAACTTTCCCCGACAATTCCGAATTGAAGGAAAAGTATCTGACGTTTCTTCGCGATGAAATTGGAGCCGGATTGAACCTATCGGGGATGAAACTGGTAATTGATTGCGCGAATGGGGCTTCGTACGAATTGGCCCCAAAGTTGTTTGAATCGCTCGGCGCGGAACTGACCGTCATCAACAACGAACCGACCGGTCGCAACATCAACTTGAACTGCGGTTCGTTGCACATAGAAGGTTTGACGGAGGCCGTGCTGGCTGCGAAGGCCGATGCCGGAATTGCGTTTGACGGTGACGCCGACCGCATGTTGATGGTTGACGAACGTGGACAACTCGTTGACGGCGATCAAGTCATGCTGGTGATGGCGGAATACCTGGCCGCGCACGGCAAACTGGCAGGCAACCGCGTCGTGGCAACCGTGATGAGCAATCTTGGGTTGGAAGTTGCGCTGCGCGAACGTGGAATTGAACTCCTTCGCACGTCGGTGGGCGATAAAAACGTGTTGGATGAATTACTGAAAAACGGCGGCAGCATTGGCGGCGAACAATCCGGCCACATCATCTTTCCCGAAATCAGTTTGGCCGGAGACGGCATGATTTCCGCGCTGGAAGTGTTGCGCGTGATGGCTGAATCCAAACGCAGCCTGAGCGATTTGGCATCCGGCTTCGTTCGTTACCCGCAAATCCTGCTCAACATTCGCGTCGCCAGCAAACCGCCGCTGGATTCAATTGAGCCGATCAAAACAGCCATTGCTGCCGTCGAAAACGAACTGGGTGACAAAGGCCGCCTGCTGGTTCGTTACTCCGGCACCGAAAATCTGGCTCGCGTGATGATCGAAGGCGAGGATGAAACCTCTATTCGCCATCAGGCTGAATCATTGGCACAACTGATTCAGGCACGAATCGGATAA
- the ubiE gene encoding bifunctional demethylmenaquinone methyltransferase/2-methoxy-6-polyprenyl-1,4-benzoquinol methylase UbiE codes for MFADIAPSYDRLNHLLSVNIDKIWRRFTVKKLMDVLQRPDAVALDLCCGTGDLTLELEKYARVIGCDFCHPMLVIGNEKLAAQQADKARLTEGDALHLPFADSSFDAVTNAFGLRNLENVQIGLNEIYRVLKPGGRAAILEFSRPVVPVFRQAFEFYFHNILPRIGSMISGSSVAYTYLPKSVSNFPDQKRLAGMMRSAGFVNVRYHNLSAGIAALHLGERA; via the coding sequence ATGTTTGCCGACATTGCGCCCAGTTATGACCGGCTGAACCACCTGCTTTCCGTCAACATTGACAAAATCTGGCGGCGGTTCACCGTAAAAAAGCTGATGGATGTGTTACAGCGGCCTGACGCCGTTGCGCTGGATTTATGCTGCGGCACAGGCGATTTGACGCTGGAACTGGAAAAATACGCGCGTGTCATTGGGTGCGATTTTTGTCATCCGATGCTGGTCATCGGCAATGAAAAGCTCGCCGCGCAGCAAGCTGATAAGGCGCGACTGACCGAAGGTGATGCGCTGCACTTGCCCTTTGCGGATTCCAGTTTTGATGCCGTGACGAATGCGTTTGGGCTGCGCAATCTGGAAAATGTCCAGATCGGGCTGAATGAAATTTATCGCGTGCTGAAACCCGGCGGACGCGCCGCGATTCTGGAATTTTCTCGGCCCGTCGTTCCTGTTTTCCGCCAAGCCTTTGAGTTCTATTTTCACAACATCCTGCCGCGTATCGGATCCATGATTTCCGGCTCGTCCGTCGCGTACACCTATTTGCCGAAATCTGTCAGCAATTTCCCGGATCAAAAACGACTGGCCGGAATGATGCGCTCTGCCGGCTTTGTCAATGTGCGCTATCACAACTTGTCGGCAGGCATCGCGGCGCTGCACTTGGGCGAGCGGGCTTAA
- a CDS encoding PKD domain-containing protein translates to MKPQLYCAKVLAISIACLAVCSGWINPSGNQVYAQYYCSLTCAVTAPSIGTAGSAVSFSTRLTTYYCNGAPTFTWEFGDGASTTAASPEHIYSAGGTYTWKVTVTVDDASDSSSGTITISANVPNKLTGVSAASYEGTLFTGEEIVAAFGSGLASATEIASSIPLPTTLAGTTVKVKDSSGTERLASLFFVSPGQINYLLPLGTSSGTATVTVVSGSSTIASGAAEVAKVAPGLFSANSSGQGVASGYALRIRADNSQSNEAISQYDAGQTKFLAVPIDFGPATDQVYLILYGTGIRSRSSLSAVTFTLGGENIPVLFAGPQGDFVGLDQINLQLPRSLAGRGDVEGVLMVDGVLANKIRLTFK, encoded by the coding sequence ATGAAACCTCAATTGTATTGCGCAAAAGTTCTTGCCATTTCAATCGCATGCCTGGCTGTATGCTCCGGCTGGATCAATCCCTCAGGGAATCAGGTTTATGCGCAGTATTACTGCAGCCTGACTTGCGCCGTAACAGCCCCTTCAATTGGAACGGCGGGCAGCGCGGTTTCCTTTTCCACCAGGCTCACAACCTATTACTGCAATGGCGCTCCAACCTTCACCTGGGAATTTGGCGATGGCGCTTCGACGACAGCGGCAAGTCCTGAACACATCTACTCTGCCGGCGGAACGTATACCTGGAAAGTAACTGTCACAGTGGATGACGCAAGTGACAGCAGCAGTGGCACGATCACAATCTCCGCCAACGTGCCCAACAAGCTGACGGGCGTCTCGGCTGCGAGCTACGAAGGTACGTTGTTCACAGGCGAGGAGATTGTTGCCGCATTTGGTTCCGGTTTGGCTTCCGCCACAGAAATCGCATCCAGTATCCCCTTGCCAACGACCTTGGCCGGAACAACTGTCAAAGTAAAAGACTCTTCGGGAACAGAACGTTTGGCATCTCTGTTTTTTGTTTCGCCCGGGCAAATTAACTACTTGCTTCCGCTTGGAACGTCATCGGGAACCGCGACCGTGACCGTGGTCAGTGGTAGTTCGACGATTGCGAGTGGCGCGGCGGAAGTTGCGAAAGTTGCTCCGGGACTCTTTTCGGCAAATTCCAGTGGACAAGGCGTGGCATCCGGGTATGCGTTGCGAATCCGGGCTGACAATTCCCAAAGCAATGAAGCGATCTCGCAGTACGATGCCGGACAAACCAAGTTCCTCGCTGTACCGATTGATTTTGGACCGGCGACCGACCAGGTGTATCTGATCCTTTATGGGACGGGAATTCGATCCCGCAGCTCTTTGTCGGCGGTCACGTTCACATTGGGTGGCGAAAATATCCCTGTCTTATTTGCCGGGCCACAAGGAGATTTTGTGGGACTTGATCAGATCAACCTGCAATTGCCGCGAAGTCTGGCCGGACGGGGCGACGTGGAGGGAGTGCTGATGGTGGATGGCGTATTAGCCAACAAGATTCGGCTCACGTTCAAATGA
- a CDS encoding TIGR00159 family protein, producing the protein MLKGQNRFARFGFLENENLGKDALTTLMHEFWSYVQWGWHFVQLRHVIDILLVTFLIYEFLRLVHRTRAVQMGVGLLLVGLLYAISSRFGLSTMQWVLRNAAVYAGFAIIVLFQQEIRVVLTRLGNKIRLPVRTRNPFGEEWYDEIVLAATTLSSEKLGALIVFEREVGLKTLIESGIRLDARISYDLLVTIFNKNTTLHDGAVIISDNRVMAACCFLPLTQNPLISRELGTRHRSAIGVTEDSDAFAVIVSEETGAISFAVEGRLKRNLDGPGLRRRIQQAMEPWRSEQESDELENEEREREREIDELVSARKRGRQPAQARSDEIRGGSTS; encoded by the coding sequence ATGCTTAAAGGCCAAAACCGGTTTGCGCGGTTTGGATTTCTGGAAAACGAGAACTTAGGCAAAGACGCTTTGACTACGCTTATGCACGAATTCTGGTCCTATGTGCAGTGGGGTTGGCATTTCGTCCAACTTCGGCACGTCATAGACATTCTGTTGGTGACCTTCCTGATCTATGAATTTCTCAGGTTGGTACACAGAACTCGTGCTGTCCAGATGGGCGTCGGTTTGTTATTGGTCGGATTACTTTATGCGATTTCCAGTCGGTTTGGTTTGAGTACAATGCAATGGGTTTTGCGAAACGCCGCCGTGTACGCCGGATTCGCAATCATTGTGTTGTTTCAACAGGAAATTCGCGTGGTATTGACCAGATTGGGAAACAAGATTCGCCTGCCCGTCAGGACGCGAAATCCCTTTGGCGAAGAGTGGTATGACGAAATCGTTCTGGCGGCCACGACGCTGTCATCGGAAAAACTCGGCGCGCTGATCGTTTTTGAGCGCGAAGTAGGCTTGAAAACGCTGATTGAAAGCGGAATCCGGTTGGATGCTCGCATCAGTTACGATTTGCTGGTAACGATCTTTAACAAAAACACGACGCTGCACGATGGCGCGGTCATTATCAGCGATAACCGCGTGATGGCAGCATGCTGTTTTCTACCCCTCACTCAGAATCCGTTGATATCGCGTGAACTGGGGACTCGCCACCGTTCTGCCATCGGAGTGACGGAAGACAGCGACGCGTTCGCAGTGATTGTTTCTGAGGAAACCGGGGCAATTTCGTTCGCTGTCGAAGGGCGTTTGAAGCGCAATTTGGATGGTCCGGGATTGCGTCGTCGAATCCAACAGGCAATGGAGCCTTGGCGCAGCGAACAGGAATCCGATGAACTGGAAAACGAAGAGCGCGAGCGGGAACGCGAAATTGATGAACTGGTTTCGGCTCGCAAACGGGGGCGACAGCCTGCTCAAGCAAGGAGCGATGAAATCCGGGGAGGCTCGACCTCATGA
- a CDS encoding insulinase family protein produces MLVGIELLTVAQKKDKSNPAVPETSPSTPYSNVHRDNLLNGLQIVTLDREGDSMVKCDLIIRCGAMFDLAGKTGLAALTQESLMIVNPRLKEELDSLGAKIDWGVTWDTSWVHIETPPNTFGPALEIVARLLVIENVRPEAFQKAQEIQIAEAKARKSTLAEQADQAFLKAIYGNHPYGHGLEGDAASLGEIKQGDVYEFFRRFYIANNASAVVVGNISHVRIMQVFKVLFGGWVKGQIVPATFRQPAQTAQLKLVKVPMPDAANVELRGGLIGVKHTDADFLTTQIIARLLTNRLSRDANSAISFLIKSEPRILPGPLYFSASASSDLAQDFSRRATEAFASLISVPVSEQELSAAKSALTSEYNARPVERNLNEIEMFLLPRNLPVEIGKKIEAISAADIQRVTKRLLDANALTVVVVGKINEAFNSGKSGL; encoded by the coding sequence TTGTTGGTCGGAATTGAGCTACTGACGGTTGCGCAGAAAAAAGACAAATCGAATCCTGCAGTTCCTGAAACTTCGCCTTCAACGCCATACAGCAATGTCCACCGCGACAATTTGCTGAACGGGTTACAAATCGTCACGCTCGACCGCGAGGGCGATTCGATGGTCAAATGCGACCTGATCATTCGCTGCGGCGCGATGTTCGATCTGGCGGGAAAAACGGGCTTGGCGGCACTAACACAGGAATCGTTGATGATCGTCAACCCGCGCCTCAAAGAAGAATTGGATTCGCTCGGCGCGAAAATTGACTGGGGCGTGACCTGGGATACAAGCTGGGTTCATATTGAAACTCCGCCGAATACATTTGGACCAGCGCTGGAAATCGTTGCGCGTTTATTAGTGATCGAAAACGTCCGCCCCGAAGCATTCCAAAAGGCCCAGGAAATACAAATCGCCGAGGCTAAAGCCAGAAAATCCACCCTCGCCGAACAGGCAGACCAGGCATTTCTGAAAGCGATTTATGGCAACCATCCTTACGGGCACGGCCTGGAAGGCGACGCCGCTTCATTGGGCGAAATCAAACAAGGTGATGTTTATGAGTTCTTCCGGCGATTTTACATTGCGAACAATGCGTCAGCAGTGGTGGTCGGCAACATCTCTCATGTGCGAATCATGCAGGTGTTCAAGGTGCTGTTTGGCGGATGGGTCAAGGGTCAGATCGTTCCCGCGACGTTCCGCCAGCCTGCACAAACAGCCCAACTGAAACTGGTCAAAGTGCCAATGCCGGATGCTGCGAACGTCGAACTGCGTGGCGGCTTGATCGGTGTGAAGCATACCGACGCAGATTTTCTGACGACACAGATCATCGCGCGATTGCTGACCAATCGGCTGAGTCGCGACGCAAACTCGGCGATTTCGTTTTTGATCAAATCCGAACCGCGCATTCTCCCTGGCCCGCTTTACTTTTCAGCGTCGGCAAGCTCCGATCTGGCGCAGGATTTTTCGCGGCGCGCAACCGAAGCGTTTGCTTCGCTGATCAGCGTCCCCGTTTCGGAACAGGAACTTTCCGCAGCCAAATCTGCGTTGACGAGCGAATACAATGCACGTCCTGTCGAACGCAACTTGAATGAAATTGAAATGTTTTTGCTGCCGCGCAACCTGCCGGTCGAAATCGGCAAGAAAATCGAAGCGATTTCCGCTGCGGACATCCAGCGCGTTACCAAACGATTGCTCGATGCCAACGCGTTGACCGTCGTCGTCGTCGGCAAAATCAACGAAGCCTTTAACTCCGGCAAATCCGGCCTGTGA
- a CDS encoding SPOR domain-containing protein yields the protein MKLIHRASFALSLLLFFAIVASAQSGKFTVQIVAAPSQAEADATIKELKGKGIDAYILKSQVPGKGTFYRVRAGSFANASDARKYGETLKQQGIVSEFFIAAYERPSPMPAPPHAAETKEVTASTSTPTVKPAEKSVTPAASSATKEPEKSPAPVKTPPKETVTNAGAKTSPEKESTPQPASSSTASVSVVPNFTTFKDSQVGFSFDYPAYWTVNPLTSNAAQAQRVNAGAYFESVDDNAFMNVIWNELEKANNPANNNDLIVDVILTSMKSGKETQSMEVTSRRLEEVKGQIKTYLDLRAKFLLAGQTAPLEFLGKALIVRASKGILLVAMFYSKDAPTHVSGLADKIIATVKLPE from the coding sequence ATGAAACTCATTCATCGGGCAAGCTTTGCTCTCTCTTTGCTGCTTTTCTTCGCAATCGTCGCGTCGGCTCAATCCGGAAAATTTACCGTCCAGATCGTTGCTGCGCCGTCACAGGCCGAAGCCGACGCAACAATCAAAGAGCTGAAAGGTAAAGGCATTGACGCATACATTCTGAAGAGCCAGGTTCCGGGAAAAGGAACGTTTTATCGCGTTCGCGCTGGCTCCTTCGCCAATGCCAGCGATGCGCGCAAATACGGCGAAACCCTGAAACAGCAGGGTATCGTGTCGGAGTTTTTTATTGCAGCCTATGAGCGTCCTTCGCCAATGCCAGCGCCGCCCCATGCCGCCGAAACAAAAGAGGTGACAGCGTCAACATCAACTCCCACGGTTAAACCAGCAGAAAAATCCGTCACGCCCGCCGCATCTTCAGCAACAAAAGAGCCGGAAAAATCACCAGCGCCAGTGAAGACTCCGCCCAAAGAAACAGTGACCAATGCCGGAGCAAAAACTTCGCCGGAAAAAGAATCCACCCCGCAACCGGCTTCATCGTCAACGGCATCGGTCAGTGTGGTTCCCAATTTCACGACCTTCAAGGATTCACAGGTTGGGTTTTCATTCGATTACCCGGCTTACTGGACGGTCAATCCGCTGACATCGAATGCTGCACAAGCGCAGCGCGTCAACGCCGGGGCTTATTTTGAATCGGTGGATGACAACGCATTTATGAACGTCATCTGGAATGAACTGGAAAAAGCCAACAACCCAGCCAACAACAACGACCTGATTGTTGATGTGATTTTGACCAGCATGAAATCCGGCAAGGAAACGCAATCTATGGAGGTCACTTCGCGCCGGCTTGAAGAAGTTAAAGGACAGATCAAAACCTATCTGGATTTACGCGCAAAATTTCTGCTGGCTGGCCAAACCGCGCCTTTGGAATTTCTGGGCAAGGCATTGATCGTTCGCGCCAGCAAAGGCATTCTTCTCGTAGCAATGTTTTATTCCAAGGACGCGCCAACCCACGTTTCCGGACTGGCCGACAAAATCATCGCCACCGTGAAACTGCCTGAATAA
- a CDS encoding penicillin-binding protein produces MRLSRAARRRRARALMLARMRAAKARDAALRNITATNIGNDATDGEDLEIRQAVLNAMSGRSATVVVMDPNTGRVYTIVNQKMALGSPVKPCSTVKMITGLAALRENVFDPSDELVRSRKYGPLNLTEALAHSDNPFFQALGKMTGYDKLIKYADNFGFGQKTGVNYPGESEGFLPEEGTTLMPSHGDGFGVTAIQLAAFTSAIANGGNLYVPRVPRTAEDAADFKPELKRKIEMSPEDRARMLPGMIGAVNYGTARPAANSLFQIAGKTGTCTGDRDKLRLFTSFSSVENPKVVVTVITSDSKFGGNHATAIAGKIYAAIAPKFFRERIIPASVTEEAPTPPVKIANK; encoded by the coding sequence GTGCGATTGTCACGCGCCGCGCGCCGCCGCCGCGCACGTGCGTTGATGCTGGCACGGATGAGAGCGGCCAAAGCGCGCGATGCCGCGCTCAGAAACATTACCGCCACCAACATTGGCAACGACGCAACCGATGGTGAGGATTTGGAAATTCGGCAGGCGGTTTTGAATGCGATGAGCGGGCGTTCCGCGACCGTGGTTGTGATGGACCCGAACACGGGTCGCGTTTACACCATCGTCAATCAGAAGATGGCGTTGGGATCACCTGTTAAGCCTTGCTCAACAGTTAAGATGATTACGGGGTTGGCGGCCTTGCGAGAAAACGTGTTTGATCCGTCAGATGAACTGGTGCGCTCGCGCAAATATGGGCCGTTGAATCTGACCGAAGCGCTGGCACATTCCGATAACCCGTTTTTCCAGGCGCTCGGCAAAATGACCGGCTACGATAAGCTCATCAAGTACGCAGACAATTTCGGATTTGGGCAGAAAACGGGCGTCAACTATCCTGGAGAAAGCGAAGGCTTTTTGCCCGAAGAAGGGACAACGTTGATGCCCAGCCACGGTGACGGATTTGGAGTGACTGCCATCCAATTGGCCGCCTTTACTTCCGCAATCGCCAACGGAGGCAATCTGTATGTTCCACGTGTGCCCCGCACAGCCGAAGACGCCGCAGATTTCAAACCGGAACTGAAGCGGAAAATTGAAATGTCTCCGGAAGATCGAGCACGCATGTTGCCTGGAATGATTGGCGCGGTGAATTACGGCACGGCTCGACCGGCTGCCAACTCGTTATTCCAAATTGCGGGCAAAACCGGAACCTGCACTGGTGATCGTGATAAGTTGAGGCTATTTACTTCGTTTTCCAGCGTGGAAAATCCGAAAGTCGTTGTCACTGTCATTACATCGGATTCGAAGTTTGGCGGTAATCATGCGACTGCCATTGCCGGAAAAATTTATGCTGCGATTGCGCCGAAATTTTTCCGTGAACGAATAATCCCGGCTTCGGTGACGGAAGAAGCTCCTACTCCTCCGGTCAAGATCGCCAACAAGTAA
- the tldD gene encoding metalloprotease TldD: MIEPIKFFTDKFNISISQIERLLGAALSKGGEYADLYFEYNVLNNLSLEEQIIKSANRAVRQGVGVRVISGERTGFAYCDEIAVDAIHKAAVTAACIADSGASVGAVNVTAGKPAQDLYPVKALLGDQPLEAKIELLQKIDRTARAYDRRIREVQAGLADEFKVVLIATSEDLLIGDVQPLARTRVMCIADDDGNLQSGISGGGGRIGFDYFNDAIIEHYAKEAARQAIVQLDATDAPAGTMEVVLGAGWPGILLHEAVGHGLEADFNRKGTSAFSGLIGRQVASPLCTVVDEGSIPNRRGSLNIDDEGNPTGQAVLIENGILRGYLQDKLSSRLTGAKLTGNGRRESYRHLPMPRMTNTFMLSGNDAPEDIIRSVKRGLYAVQFGGGQVDITNGKFVFSASEAYLIEDGKITSPVKGATLIGNGPVALTKVVAVGNDLALDEGIGTCGKDGQSVPVGVGMPTIKISEMTVGGTK, translated from the coding sequence ATGATCGAACCAATCAAGTTTTTCACGGACAAATTCAACATCTCGATTTCGCAGATCGAACGGCTTCTGGGCGCAGCCTTATCGAAAGGTGGCGAATATGCTGACCTATATTTTGAATACAACGTGCTGAACAACCTCAGCCTGGAAGAACAGATCATCAAGTCCGCCAACCGCGCCGTGCGCCAGGGCGTAGGCGTGCGCGTGATTTCCGGCGAACGAACTGGCTTTGCCTACTGCGATGAAATTGCGGTGGATGCCATTCACAAGGCGGCTGTGACTGCTGCCTGCATCGCCGACAGCGGCGCTTCGGTCGGCGCAGTCAACGTCACGGCGGGCAAACCGGCGCAGGATTTGTATCCAGTAAAAGCCTTGCTCGGCGATCAGCCACTGGAAGCGAAGATTGAATTGCTGCAAAAAATTGACCGAACCGCGCGCGCTTACGACCGTCGCATTCGCGAAGTCCAGGCCGGACTTGCGGACGAATTCAAGGTTGTGTTGATCGCCACCAGTGAAGACTTGCTGATTGGCGATGTTCAACCGCTGGCACGCACACGCGTGATGTGCATTGCGGACGATGACGGCAATCTGCAATCCGGCATTTCCGGCGGAGGCGGGCGAATCGGCTTCGATTATTTCAACGACGCGATCATCGAACATTACGCCAAAGAAGCCGCACGACAAGCGATTGTGCAACTTGATGCGACGGATGCTCCTGCCGGGACGATGGAAGTCGTGCTGGGCGCGGGTTGGCCTGGAATTCTGCTGCACGAAGCCGTCGGCCACGGACTGGAAGCTGATTTCAACCGAAAAGGCACCTCGGCATTTTCCGGCTTGATCGGCCGGCAAGTCGCCAGCCCGTTGTGCACCGTCGTGGATGAAGGTTCAATCCCCAACCGGCGCGGTTCGCTAAACATTGACGACGAAGGCAATCCGACAGGACAAGCCGTGCTGATCGAAAACGGCATCCTGCGCGGATATCTGCAGGACAAATTGAGTTCGCGGCTGACTGGAGCCAAATTGACCGGCAATGGTCGGCGCGAAAGTTATCGCCATTTGCCGATGCCGCGCATGACAAATACCTTTATGCTCAGCGGCAACGATGCGCCGGAAGACATTATCCGTTCGGTCAAACGCGGCCTGTACGCCGTGCAATTCGGCGGCGGACAGGTGGACATCACCAACGGCAAGTTTGTTTTCTCTGCCAGCGAAGCGTATTTGATCGAAGACGGCAAGATCACTTCGCCGGTCAAGGGCGCGACATTGATTGGCAATGGCCCGGTTGCGCTGACGAAAGTCGTCGCAGTCGGGAACGATTTGGCGCTGGACGAAGGCATCGGAACTTGCGGCAAAGACGGCCAATCGGTTCCGGTCGGGGTTGGCATGCCGACGATCAAAATATCCGAAATGACGGTTGGAGGCACGAAATGA